The Prosthecochloris marina genome window below encodes:
- a CDS encoding Hsp20 family protein yields the protein MSQKKKKEDFDVDFGFGSLKLGGLFDGLDKLVDAAAKLKEMGGEYSKEGEIDLSHLKKGMKGVFGVTVKTGIGGQGPVVESFGNIRKTKEGPKVEEEREPLSDIFDEDDGVIVMLEMPGVAKEDITVTLEGDILEVIAQSQSRKYRKELLLPSAVQAETIAWTYQNGVLEVTVKKG from the coding sequence ATGAGTCAAAAGAAGAAGAAAGAAGACTTTGACGTTGATTTCGGGTTTGGCAGTCTCAAGCTTGGTGGTTTGTTCGATGGACTTGATAAACTGGTCGATGCCGCAGCCAAACTGAAAGAGATGGGTGGAGAGTATTCGAAGGAGGGTGAAATTGATTTAAGTCACTTGAAAAAAGGGATGAAAGGGGTTTTTGGAGTGACGGTCAAAACGGGAATCGGCGGTCAGGGGCCTGTAGTCGAGTCTTTTGGCAACATAAGAAAGACAAAGGAGGGACCGAAGGTCGAGGAAGAGAGAGAGCCGTTATCGGATATTTTCGATGAGGATGACGGTGTCATCGTCATGCTTGAAATGCCTGGAGTCGCAAAAGAAGACATTACCGTTACTCTTGAAGGAGACATTCTCGAGGTTATCGCACAAAGCCAGTCCCGAAAGTATCGAAAAGAGCTTCTACTGCCTTCTGCCGTACAGGCTGAAACAATAGCATGGACATATCAGAATGGAGTCTTGGAAGTAACAGTGAAGAAAGGCTGA
- the gvpJ gene encoding gas vesicle protein — translation MSQLTHATQASTLADILERVLDKGVVIAGDIKVQIADIDLITLKIRLVVASIDKAKEIGINWWEEDKDLSLNTRFNELQEENNLLKERLVKLESARDSV, via the coding sequence ATGAGTCAATTAACCCATGCGACACAGGCGTCGACGCTTGCAGATATTTTAGAACGGGTTCTGGATAAAGGTGTTGTCATTGCTGGTGATATAAAGGTACAGATTGCTGATATCGACCTGATAACATTGAAAATACGTCTGGTTGTCGCTTCTATTGATAAGGCCAAAGAGATCGGGATCAATTGGTGGGAGGAAGATAAAGATCTTTCTCTCAACACCAGGTTCAACGAGCTTCAGGAAGAAAATAATCTCTTGAAAGAAAGGCTTGTCAAGTTGGAAAGTGCACGGGATTCGGTGTGA
- the gvpN gene encoding gas vesicle protein GvpN, which produces MPNSDELSVVLEPTAQAGFVETDYVKGMVERAHAYTKAGFPVHFRGPSGTGKTTLALHLAHKIGRPVILIHGDAEFTTADLIGGEHGHRFQKVVDNFIHTVHKYEENMVKRWVDNRLTIACKHGFTLVYDEFSRSRPEANNVLLSILQEKIMDMPAGRGKDPYLKVHPDFTAIFTSNPEEYAGVNRTQDALRDRMITMDVDHFDYETEVRIARSKSGLSRKDTERVVKIVRGLRESEKSEFEPTVRASIMIARTLKQLALKPDSNKALFEEICQDILSSATSRVGSKTNQKRVRKMVADLIDEGLASKVQEKEEICNGTF; this is translated from the coding sequence ATGCCGAATAGCGATGAATTATCTGTTGTGCTTGAGCCGACAGCACAAGCAGGCTTTGTGGAGACTGACTATGTGAAGGGGATGGTTGAAAGAGCTCATGCTTATACCAAGGCAGGGTTCCCTGTACATTTTCGGGGTCCTTCTGGGACCGGCAAAACGACTTTGGCGCTTCATCTCGCTCATAAAATAGGGCGGCCGGTTATCCTTATCCACGGGGATGCTGAATTTACCACTGCTGATCTTATTGGAGGCGAGCATGGGCATCGTTTTCAAAAGGTTGTCGATAATTTCATTCATACCGTTCACAAGTATGAAGAAAACATGGTTAAGCGTTGGGTTGATAACCGGCTGACCATCGCTTGCAAGCATGGGTTCACGCTGGTGTACGATGAGTTTTCACGTTCTCGTCCGGAGGCAAACAATGTGCTGCTTTCCATTTTGCAGGAAAAGATAATGGATATGCCGGCGGGTAGAGGAAAGGATCCGTACCTGAAGGTTCACCCCGATTTTACTGCTATTTTTACCTCTAACCCTGAAGAGTATGCCGGAGTGAACCGAACTCAGGATGCGTTAAGGGATAGAATGATAACCATGGACGTCGATCATTTCGATTATGAGACCGAGGTTCGGATCGCGCGATCAAAGTCTGGGTTGTCCCGTAAGGATACCGAGCGGGTGGTTAAAATTGTACGGGGGTTGAGGGAGTCCGAAAAAAGCGAGTTCGAACCCACGGTAAGGGCAAGCATCATGATTGCAAGGACGTTGAAACAGCTTGCCCTAAAGCCTGACAGTAATAAAGCGCTGTTTGAAGAGATTTGTCAGGATATCCTTTCATCCGCAACAAGCAGGGTCGGTTCTAAAACCAATCAAAAACGTGTGAGAAAAATGGTGGCGGATTTGATCGATGAGGGTTTGGCTTCAAAAGTGCAAGAAAAAGAGGAGATCTGCAATGGGACATTCTAG